In Vanessa cardui chromosome 24, ilVanCard2.1, whole genome shotgun sequence, the genomic window TCTCCGGTGCGTATTATATTTGGAAGTCCAAATATGTTTGTGGGCACAAACACAATTGCATTTGTGTCCTATAATATGTCCTGCATTAAACAgcacatagaaaataattatctgtggaattttaatatagaataccATGCCCTTATAGAAATGTTTTGAGTTAACTTTGCggctgtattaaaaatattttcctacaCAACATAtattgtagaaaatattttacattacattaaattgtacataatatatcaaaattttgtTACTTTTGAACTGATTTACTTACActacttgtattataaatgacCACCTATCTATTTTTGTAAATGCTTAAACGATTAGGTTTCTTCGTAAACACTTTTTCATCTTCTATTTTCATTTTCTCATTATAACATACATGTGCTTCTAAAAGTGTAAATCTTAttcaatactttaattaaattaaataatacattagttTATGAACCCAAGTCActagaatatataaaacttttaccgGAAGAGGTATCGTGTTTTGTAGAATGATTtactattaactattattactatatacagTAGATGCACTTCGCAATAATCGTTTCAAACGGTctaattattaactatattaaaatatttaattaaagtatttagacttatattaaattaactaattacaTTACTTTATGGACCCAAGTCACAGAAACAGTAAACATAAGTAAATTAACCAGCAAACATGAAGTTTAAAGCagaattattactattatgttttaggttataaatataaaatccgttatataaacaaatgtatgtatgtataacgaAGCTTAATCGAATTATGCCCTAGATGTATTCAAGatcaaattacaaaatcaatcTGCGTTGAGGTGGTAGTGTAAATTGTATGAATAATCACAGACAGATTGCTTACCACCTGTCCAAGCTACAGGTGCTCATTAAACTCTGCATTGTCTCCCTAACCTACCCCCTGCGTACACCACCCTAAGGGCGTCGACACAATGGATTCAATTTGACTAACAAACACTTAAAACTCacctgtttttaattataattaaatgcaattaatacattataatcaatattaatttattaatagattttttgtatttgtctAGATGATGAAGAAAATTTATGAACTATATAACGGCAATAATGTTTAAAGCCggtaaaatcataaaatagtttttttgtttgactATCAACGTACGACCAGAACTTTTGAGTTTACAAAGTTGATATTAGAAATATAAGACTACTTTATAACGCTAATGTTcgctaagaaaatattatagagCCAGTTTATCATAAAATACCACTTGCATTTAAAGactaatgttgttttaaaaaaaaactcgttcTAATAAAAGGTAAATATACACAGACTATAGATTTACGTTTACTATAGCTACCTGCTTACAGCCCTACTGTATTTTACACAACAGACAGTCCTTGATTAATATGTCTTTGGATGTAATACCTCACTATTTAACTTCACTGCTTTCATCCACTTCagttttacttccaaagttgCGATATCAACATCGCTGTAATCCGAAATTTTCTTGCGAATCTGTAATTAATACCAtagcttatttaaaaattcCGAAAATCATGCCAGTGAATGTAACATTTGTTTGTTCTGCTTTACTCCTTTTGGGAATGAAAAAGAGAAACTAGTatctaattttattgttatttactcTATACTAAATTTCCAGAAAGTACatgataaaatcaaatcaatcttaTCCAAGTAAACTTAAGAattaagcatttttgaatcgacaataattaaatactaccaccgtttcggaaagcagcttctagcgagaggaaacgacaagaaactcgcatagttgctcttttcatataaacaaatttacaatgctgttatttacagtaattagtatcctatcatggaacccgagcctaaccccaggcgtttctttctaaagagtactcttttaatgaataatatgatttatttattaatttagtcttaataatctttttaaatttagtttaatagTTATATGTAATTGTCAGATTTGTAGATTTCTTATTTGTTAATACAATATCCTTAGAAAGCTGAAGAGATTATTGTTGATTATATCatcagtataatatttaaaatataaactaaacaaGTGAAGTGAATTAGTATATGGTGACACACTagtgaattatataatttgtcgTTAACGAATCTTTTTCTGACTTTAAGCTGTTCTCGtacagtaattatattataattctaagCGTGGGCCTCTTTTAATAGTAGCGGTCGATAGGCATTTACTTCTATAGATAATTACgtctgtactgtactgtactgtacaagggacataacatattagttcccaaggttggtggcacattgacgatgtaaggaatagttaatatttctaacagcgtcattgtctataagtgatggtgatcacttaccatcaggtggcctatatgctcgtccgccaacctataacataaaaaaaaacttcttgaCTATAATACTGCTTTCAATACTAAAACTAATATAcggtatttttttgtttgtgggagtaaaaaaaaagtatttttaattataatcaagtCATCATCAACGATacgtaaattaacaataatcattattctCTTTCTATTTGTGTGTAATCACCAATATGGCCGCATCCTACCCCCATTAGGAGCGAGGGGGCATTTGAGGATATTTCAATTATACGCCTTATGAAATAGTTGTCTCGGTAGATGTCGATTTCATGGATGCCCGCAATATTGGTGCGATGCGATAGGCGATCGGAATTCTCGTTACACTTCGCACACGATAAAAGCGGAAGCGTCTTTACacccttaaaattataaactaaattgataatcactacgtagtataaaacaaagtcgctttctcagtccctatattcctatgtattcttaaatctttaaattatgcattttgatgcggtttattttaatagagtgattcaagaagaaagtttttaaatgtaatatattgacAATTTACTAAGAAGGAAGAGTGACAATTTTGGAAGTTCCCACTGTggtgtcatatcattgcacccgtgcgaagccggggtgggtcacTAGTTATATTTACAGCTTTTTGACACAAGAACAATTtgacatgaaatttattatgacatATAAGTAAGATTCCAAGGAGTGCATTAATTGatccttttataatattattaaaatgttcaaaTACACTACATACGTACTGttagaattattatatgtatatattaaatatatcctgcctggaagtcagcaggtattaattccacgcttttttatcatctaccaAATCTTGtagatgataataaattaatagatgTTTAATTACATTTCGAGTAAAGACAAAAGCcagcaaaattttattaaactaaacaatgaacatttgaaaacaaaaacttgaagtgattattttatttctttattggtATTCGGTGTTAGCttctcttaattgtaaaataacgattcataagtgcttataaaagcctacttgaataaagtttattttgattttgattttgattgccaTTAAAACGCTGCCAAAACCGCTCCTCTTATCACAGAGTAACGTTTCTAAAGTGCTTCACGCGCGTCGCGGTCGCGTCAGGAATGGCAGATACCGAACGGAGCGTTTTTAAATTCCTCCCAAGGATCTTCATTGGAAGGacttcatttattacatttttatacgcGTCTATTGCTCACCTGTTTTGGAggacaattttgttttttaaattttttcaataCATGCAAAGATATATCGTATTAGTTTtagttaaaaactttttaatttttattataaatcaaaggCATAATATCAGTAATACCGtcagatatttaataaacaaaaatgtctgCATACTTATACAATATTGTACTTACTCTTAAGTTAgaatcatatacaaaaaaataattatttaatgttatgtaatacTTTAGTTGTTAAgtcttattcaataaatatagtaaaatcaTTGACACTTACTTTTGGTAATTACTATAGGAAAAATATTGATTGTTGTTTAATGcaacaaatatattaacttatgttagagttattattttttatacaaattgtataactataatttattagaataatttaattaatgatatatcgattgactatttttagaatatgtggtaatgtaatatttattttttaacgattaatactggccggtaaggaaaataaatgtcataagAATCGAACGCGGCGGTAATATTTGGGTATAATGAGGATCATTCTTGAATAATGTAAATGATAGgctagatttaaaaaataaaatactggaTGTATAATATGAAACACCGATTAGTGAGTAAGCCAATGTTAACAAATTAATCTGGATTCTGAAAGAATatcgttttcttttaaaattcgtGATCATCCTAAgacttatgttaaaaaaatactataaaagtaGCTAtgcgaatttatttcaaatagctcatcaattttttttctaacaattaGCAACCTTGTACATAATAATTGTTTCCACAGATAAATGAAAATAACGCAAGGATTTCTTAATtgcaaattatatatcaaaagcTTAATCTAGTCAGCTTTAACTATAGGTAATCTGTGGTAAATCCATTCTCATCTAACACTAATCTGTTCCCCAGCGAGCAACTAAGCTAATTACACAGCCATTAAAATTACCCCACCTGTTGATTATAGACactaaatatttctaataaatttatacctacaacaaaataaataaagattaaatttaatattgattaaatttatgttaataaaacaattagtttatttcgttgttaatagatggcgttaggagtttttttaaatctcggataaggccttctctctctttgtagagaaggtttggaacatattccacctcgctgttccaatgcgggttggtcgaatacacatgtggcagaaattctatgaaattagactttGTAAGTCTAAGTTCCTAACGATGTTTAACGATggccttcaccgcagagcacgatatgaattaaaaacacaaattaaccacatgaatatAAAGTTtgtctttcttggggcaaggtatccgtttttataataaaattcggcagACATATTTAACTTCGTTAAAAAGcctcttcgtaaattcaaatcttttataaaaaatacatggataaaaaaggcgtattactcgatacaagattttgtagatgatataaaagcgtggaattaatacctgttgacttccacgcagaattttaataattttattaactaacatgactttttatttttaaatgttgaaaaagagtaactactgagcccacttgattaaagattattttgattttgattttgattgaactagcaatcatcagttaagatgcaggcgttctaaccactgggacatctcagctcacaataatttataaatatattattacataaataaactaagGTCTGTCAATCGATACAGTGCAAATTTGGACAAATTGAATACGTAAATAGTGGAAAGAGTTATCCTTATTCAGAAAAAGAGgaataataggaaatataaaggaataatattcagaaataggggaaattatttaaatcaacttgaattttataaagaacgtatttcatatttatatatgtatacacctTTTGAATGGAAcaaaacgtaaaattatttctgtgataaaaaacatattataatcgaTAAAATTACTGTCTTTTTCCTTAGTACCCTTGAAAAAGGAAAGCGTATTGAACCTTACATccttcaattaataaataagacatccaattaaaataagacatattttgacagGTTTGTCATtgtcaatttaataatgaactTGACAAACTGTCAATtctaaatttttgaataaacattaCGTCTTACGCTGCTATATTtctcttttttacatttttcgcAATTTACACCGGAGTTCATTGTTCATTATtacaagaatttttaaaattttttgagCATTAATTTCAGCGTCACAACCAACAACCAACTTATCAAGACTCTACAATATCctatttattgaaaacatagtaacagtttttttaaagtatactcataaaaatatatataaattatttaattattgttgatTATCAATTGAGTTGTGAATAatgctattttaatgtttgtagaCAATGGGCAGAGACGTAAAATGCACATTTGGCACCCGCATGGCAATAGATATTCATATGCTAAATGAAATGATATACAGAGAAGTCAAGCACTTccgtaactataaaatatacaggCCTAATTTTGGATGTAagtacatacaacaacaacaacagcagcctgtaaatttcccactgttggtaacttattccaccacgtatttccatgcgggttggtggaatacacacatggcagatttatatgaaattagacacatgcaggtttcctcacgatgtttttcttcaccgctgagcagaagataaattataaacgcaaattaatcacaggaatattcagtggtgattgcctgggtatGACCCCGCAATCATCCGTTATTAAGATCGTTCGAACCTCTGGGTCATCTCGCCTAAGAATACAAGACAATTGTTGTACATTTTTTGAAAATCTGTTCGATAAGTTTACATTCGTTACAGGATTAAGTAGATTTTTTATCCATTTTAACTCTACAGTTAAATTTAATCAGTACAACTAacgattaaaaattttataaataaatgtaattctgattacaaaatacatataatttacgACCAAAGAGGTAACATAAAAGATGGATTCTTGGGTTTTGGCTCATTAACACTAGTCTACAAGATCAAAAAATTACTCagcttttttatgacattatataatgatatattttcctCAGCAATTCCGGTAACTGGTAAATTCTACGCGGCCCATGATCAGTTAAAAGCAGAATCGAAGGAACAAACCGAGAAAGTTGATAACTACCATCACAACGTCGCTCAGACCAGGGCTAAGGGCCCGCATAGCAAGTATCCCTCGCCGGCCACCGAGAACCAAGTGTACATAcccatttttaataattcaacccGAATAGACCAAGTGAAAAGTATTTTTCCACTTGAATACTATCAAGCAACAttacattctcctcaaagggagaaccttctcctcaaagggagaggaggcctttagcccagcagtgggaatttacaggctgttgttgttgttgaaccaACAATTTTCTGCACGAAAAATCTCGACTGAGGTAGCTAACAGAGGTAGCAAGCATAAAATACGTATGTTGTTGGGCGTCTTAATGAAGGTCACGAAATATTAGCTTGATAGTAATCAAGTGAAAAAATGGACCAGGTATTACTTTTCACTTGGTCAACTAATACAGCTGAAGTTCTTGAGCTGACCTAGAATAGTTTTGATTTTTTCGAAACTTACAGAGCTAAATATAGTCATCATATTAACTAGTTCATTACAAAATCGAAATttgattaacatattttttttttataaaaacatcgcAAGCAAAAGATGTAAACTTCTCTTATGGATTTTATTTTAGGTACGGTTGGTATGATAAACCTCTAGTTCCAATGGACCGCAACGATCGTCGATTCTATCATCCAAAGAGGGAAAGCTTACATACCAAGATCGAAATTGTTATCCTTATGTCAAATCCTAAgaacagaaaataaatttacatcttagaaattaaaaaaaaataccactgCAGCAAAATACTTAGTCAACAAAGCCGTCTTTAAAATGATTGGATATTAGCAAGCTGGACATATTATGGCGATCGCTGATTGGTCGGTTgctgttaaaattaattaccatTTGACCGCACCGATCAATCTGATTCGTGAAATATTCCTCTGCATTTAGAACGGCACATCAAGATTAAATAGTGATATTAACCAAAATAATTACAACAGTATATTTAATTGGGGAtatgatgtataatattaaaagcattgataattaattatatttttattgacaattaTTCTGTTGAATCCCTGTCGTTAGTTGCATATTGATTCCAACCCTTCTTAGCTTTCTTTGAGAAATCGCCTTTGTCCAGCGGACGTAGATGAGCAGCGGCAACTCGATCTCTGAAAATGCGTATAAGAATAagaaaacatataaaaccttttccttgattttaaattagagtgagtgagccattgaGTATTTATTCTCTTGCCACAGATAATAGTGGATCTGCTGATGATTAATTATCATGCCACAAATTATAACTCTTGATAATGGGAACCTTCGAAAATTAgggaaaaatatacatattgtaagctatttaaaaataaatattgttggaataaacaagcaacatcagcggcAAGTCACACAATaaccctttaaaaaaaaaggcgggagattcgtagttgacacattgagatcgcgaatataattattacggtgtaatgtgattatcgatggttatttgtgttgtagactaaatatttttctaatgtggtagattgattgttattttaaattaaagataattgttttagaggttaacccaCTTCCTatttctggttctaaaaatattatgtactgtaaaatgtgaaaaaaaaatcagcaaGGCGGGTAGTCAAATACATTTTGAATGTAAGAAGGGCTAAAGCTTTTAAAAGCTCTGTGTGAATAGATTTACTCTCAATTCGTTTGGGGTTTTGATGGCGAAAGTGATTTAAGGTAAGATTATTGTACTAATTGTAatgttaattgtattaaataaaatgtactaaTGTTTAAATgtgttgtgtaaaataaataaactgtatcATGTGTatgttctgttttattttaatataataataatagtaaaacgtTAACAAGATGTATCTAATCCCATTgtcatataaattttaactcgttaggtactacccactcatgtCTGTTTGAAGGTATCAGACAAAACAAACAGCcatgtcaattttattatatgcatagatcaGCATTATTTGACATAACATGACATAACTGACATGAcagacataacttagatgtagcatcggcacaTTCAATAAACCTGATTACTGTTGATTTATACAAGCAatcgaaataaatataccaaTTCGCTGGGTGCGCGATGACAGCGCCAAATAGTGACTGCAAATACGGTGGCCTCCGAAATGTCAAATGCCCGGCTGTCATTACGACGAGTTATTTACAAgcgaacaattttaattaaatattttaatttatttttattccaataaatactctaaatttatataaggtaagtcttttttatttttcgtctaAAATGGCACAATCAATAGATTTCGCTTAGTAGGTACATTACGGATTTTTCATGGCTGTAGTCATGAGAagtaagtaaagaaataagcaaatttcatcgaataacGCATTTCATGTAAATAGCAGACGATTATTTATGAATGCTTGTTCTCTCAATAATCCATCCTTTTATGTATTTACAGTTAAATATGgccaaattaatcataaaaactgGATTCCGACCAATCACACACGACATCATTTTCCAACCACAAACAACATTGAAAGGAAAACCATTAGTTTTAGCTCAACATGTGCAAGAtgtgaaagaaattaaatatgaagatgCTATGATCCACAccatgttt contains:
- the LOC124540165 gene encoding protein FAM183A-like: MGRDVKCTFGTRMAIDIHMLNEMIYREVKHFRNYKIYRPNFGSIPVTGKFYAAHDQLKAESKEQTEKVDNYHHNVAQTRAKGPHSKYPSPATENQVYGWYDKPLVPMDRNDRRFYHPKRESLHTKIEIVILMSNPKNRK